The Hydrogenophaga crocea genome contains a region encoding:
- the coaBC gene encoding bifunctional phosphopantothenoylcysteine decarboxylase/phosphopantothenate--cysteine ligase CoaBC: MSDLAGKHIVLGLSGGVACYKAAEFCRGLIKAGATVQVVMTEAAEHFITPVTMQALSGRPVYSSQWDAREGNNMPHINLSREADAIVIAPASADFMAKLLHGRADDLLSLLCLARPIERVPLIVAPAMNREMYAHPATQRNLAQLRADGTVVLGVGSGEQACGETGDGRMLEPHELLDELIAHFQPKRLAGRHVLITAGPTFEAIDPVRGITNRSSGKMGFAIARAAREAGAQVTLVAGPVALPTPRGVQRVNVQSALDMQRAVQASADAADVFIAAAAVADWRPATEAGQKIKKDGSGAVPALAFVENPDILAGVAASARAQSGALYCVGFAAESHDLLAHAQAKRARKGVPLLVGNIGPDTFGLDHNALLLVDAQGARELPRADKLSLARALVAEIAQRLG, from the coding sequence ATGAGCGATCTCGCGGGAAAACACATCGTGCTCGGCCTCAGCGGCGGGGTGGCCTGTTACAAGGCGGCGGAGTTCTGCCGCGGCCTGATCAAGGCCGGCGCCACGGTGCAGGTGGTCATGACCGAAGCGGCCGAACACTTCATCACCCCGGTAACCATGCAGGCCCTGTCGGGCCGGCCGGTCTACAGCTCGCAGTGGGACGCCCGCGAGGGCAACAACATGCCCCACATCAACCTCAGCCGCGAGGCCGACGCCATCGTGATCGCGCCCGCGAGCGCGGATTTCATGGCCAAGCTGCTGCACGGCCGCGCCGACGACCTGCTCTCGCTGCTGTGCCTGGCGCGCCCGATCGAGCGCGTGCCGCTGATCGTGGCGCCCGCCATGAACCGCGAGATGTACGCCCACCCGGCCACGCAGCGCAACCTCGCGCAACTGCGCGCCGACGGCACCGTGGTGCTGGGCGTGGGCTCGGGCGAGCAGGCCTGCGGCGAAACCGGCGACGGCCGCATGCTCGAGCCGCACGAGCTGCTTGACGAGCTGATCGCGCATTTCCAGCCCAAGCGCCTCGCGGGCCGCCACGTGCTGATCACCGCCGGCCCCACCTTCGAAGCCATCGACCCGGTGCGCGGCATCACCAACCGCAGCAGCGGCAAGATGGGCTTCGCCATCGCGCGGGCGGCGCGCGAGGCGGGCGCACAGGTGACGCTGGTCGCCGGTCCCGTGGCCCTGCCCACGCCGCGCGGTGTGCAGCGCGTGAACGTGCAATCGGCGCTCGACATGCAGCGCGCGGTGCAGGCCAGCGCCGACGCGGCCGACGTGTTCATCGCCGCCGCCGCGGTGGCCGACTGGCGGCCCGCCACCGAGGCCGGCCAGAAGATCAAGAAGGACGGCAGCGGCGCCGTGCCCGCGCTGGCCTTCGTGGAGAACCCCGACATCCTCGCCGGCGTGGCCGCCAGCGCGCGCGCGCAAAGTGGCGCGCTCTACTGCGTGGGCTTTGCCGCCGAAAGCCACGACCTGCTGGCCCACGCCCAGGCCAAGCGCGCGCGCAAGGGCGTGCCGCTGCTGGTGGGCAACATCGGCCCCGACACCTTCGGACTCGACCACAACGCGCTGCTGCTGGTGGACGCGCAGGGCGCGCGCGAGCTGCCCCGTGCCGACAAGCTCTCGCTGGCGCGCGCGCTGGTGGCCGAGATCGCGCAGCGCCTGGGCTGA